CGGTTATGGGAGTGTTTAATTAGGTTACTTGGGATGGATTTTATACTTTAATCAACATTGGATTAACCTGTCTAGAGACGTAAATTACTCCAATTGCAATGAAAAGATAGAAAGAAAATCGAATCTGCAGACATGAGCTACCTAAGGGAAATTTGAAAGATACATAGATTTCCCCAGCAACGGTACGTGATGAGTTCACTTGTTTAGGCCTGGtgttttggagagagagagagaaagagagagagaaagagaaagagaaaaagagagagagatgcaaTATGCTGACGgacagaaatatattttgtttgaaatcaaattaaatttagaagtttatttcttttaaccttgaatttaatttttctgcCAACATTTAGTTTTGACCTCAATAAAGATGCAACTTTGGGAAATGCATGgggtgtatatacatgtatggtacGTAAGTGAAATATTACTACCGAAACCTTGCTTAAGTGTACATGAATAGGTATGCTGTGCATACATGTTCTAGAGTTTTTACTATATggaatgataataataatgaaaagatTCACAGTCTCGGTTTGGTTTGaacttatttttattgtaatatgatGACAATGAGATCGGGCACAAGTTCTAAAATTTACTTAGCCCTCTCCCTATACAACAatttacatacatattttttcacatgcaaataaaatatcatactcATATATGTGTGTATAGATATAAAGATTCGAAATGATTTTCGGTAAAGTTTCAGATTGAACATTTTGATGCAAATGTAAATACCTaatcaaaatctttttaaatataaaaatgtgaaCTAAAGAAAACAAGTGTTCCTCCAAaagtattgtataaaataacATAATCAGTCGATCTGATATAGATTTTACAAGATGCAGTCCATGGATGGCTATAATGCCATGGAGATTTAAAGCGAATCGGCCGCTAACCTGCTCACTCAAACAGTTTCCACaacaaaaaatagtgcaaagGAATTACAGAGTGTTGTAAATCAAAAGTATATTTCTAGGTATTCAAATTATGTTAACAGCAAAATGTTTCCAAAAAATCAGGAAAAATATGTTAACAGATTCAGTACCTGGCTCATTATCAATTGGCAACTCTTTAAACAAACCTTTCAACATCTCTGTCAATACGGGAGTAAAGTTAAAGGTAAACTGAAATGCATCAGATAGAATGGcctgaaagtgggggggggggggggggtcatgtaCGTTATCATAGCCAATATTTCTGTGTGGCTGGCAACAAtacctatatatacatgtaccatattcaAATCAGTTGGCATTTTCTTGCCTTTTCTCTAATAGTTGCTTTACTATTATATCATGAGTAGGCAACACATTCAATGACTTAGGTATAGCAGGTGACATTTCATGAAGATGTCGTAGGGACTTACCCTAAAGACAAGCTGTAACAACTAACACGGAATCTCAAGAAGCAATTCTCAGATAATAGTCAAACTAAAATCTAATGAAAATTAGCACCTTAAGGTTGATACAACACTTTGATTGCCTGTACGTATAAGTACGTCAATTTACATGAATCAGAATACTGTAGAAATCCGAACAATATGTGGAATAACTATAGTACCTTCccttaatattttaatacagaCGTACTGATCTGAACATTACAAATAAGATGTAAACGTAATCCACAAAAGGACTCCAAATGGCTTATATAAGTAAGGAGAAGAAcaatattcaatttatttgtaACCTAATGTTGCTGAAAAACGGAAACATTTTATGTTAGAATGTTTAGTTTTTTTCAACTATTAATAGTAAGCACACGGCTACTGTGAAACATGGATTCGTAGTAATTATATTGTAACTTGTAATTAAGGGGCTGGGGATAATTTCTGTGCACTGTGTAATTATCATATACATGATGATTAAGAGGAAGAATTTATAATTAAAGCTAAGAGAGGGAATGATATTTACTACAAATCACCCATCAGGGATGTAAAGGCATTCAACGTAATGTCAATGTACCAAACCTTGCATCCAGCAGTCCCCGGCGGTCCTCTCTGAGCTGGTCaatagaattacatgtaaatgtttatcTAATAAGTATGGAGAGAGACATCCGACTCGGTCGTGTAATTCCTTCAATTTCTTCTCCTGGAACGTACTTAATGGAAGGATATTGTAGAAGGCATATCTAGTTTGTCGCAATAATGGATTATGCATGCGTAATAACAAGAAATTAAGTACATTAATTCTTATTGGTAAAGTAACTAAAACTCCTTTTCATATTTGCAATGCAAGGATAACAGTTCTGATGGTACACAAAATACCACGTGTTCAAGAGCAGTAAAATTAATTGGTTTCTAATTAAGGGAAGTCAGCATTTTATCAACTGTTACATTTTCAATCAACTGGCGTCGAATGCCAAGAATTGAAAACTCTTTTGTTTGGACAGTGCTCCCAAACGTCAAGACGTCAAACTGCCGGAGGCCTTTCTATAGGACCACGAGGTCAGACACAACACATAATATGGAAACTCAGGGGGAATTAAGCAGCCAGCATTAAGTACAATATGTAAGACCGGATATAAAACTGAGAGAGGTCCATTAGTGAATACATTGGATGACCATAAAAACCGGAAGTGAGAACTGTGCCTTAGCAACTTACAAAGTCACACGAGGCAATTAATCACAAAGTCCATTCGTGAATTCCTCGTATTGTGGACTTTGTCTTTAAGTAAAGCTGCTCGGAACTCCTCGAACCTTTTGCACACTCGCACACAGTCGCAGTTAATTTTAAGTTGGAGAACTGTTGAAAGAGTTCCGAGTGATAAATGCAACCATGCCCCAAGAACGCTATTAATAAGTAGACTTGACCGATGTGACCATTACGTAACATCGCTATCATTTGACCTTACTAAATTATAAATCAGTTCCTCAACGACCCCGCCAACAACcaataaaaattaacaacagACAAACATTTCAAGAAGAAGGGGCTTTCTTTGTTTGAAGTGACCATCTGGCATTGAAAAATTTAACGGGTGAATAACACACTTGATATGGGAATTGGACTATTCAATATTGTCCGGTCTCATTGATTTATCGATTTCCTGTCCGACTCTTCAATTACCCTGACGTCAAATAGTAATAACTCTAAGAAGAACCatagcggggggggggggggggtgaccaGAGACATATGTGGCAATCTTACTGCTGTAATCGGGGTCCACTTCAGCCTTTTATTGTTTGTTGACTCTCACTTGAtcccaattttcgttgatttattAGGTACATATTCGATCTGCTTGTAATTTGTCCACTTTGTGATAGGGGCTTCGATAATTCTGTCTTTTGATAATTAGAGTGTAAACTGTTAGTAGTCGTACATCAAAGGTAAGTGAACCACGTAAAATTTAGGAATATCAATAGAAATAACATTTGATGTTCACTGCGATATCATAGATTAATGTTAGAGTGGATATGTCTTTAATCTTTACTTTAAagtaaaacatgactttaaagcATCGCaagctagtacatgtataagctatTTGAACCGGTCCAGTACAATTCAATTTTTAGGCATGATGATATTGTGTGCATGACATTTTGAAACCCTCgcttctgtaaaaaaaaatattaacacccctcccccccccccccccccccctcacatGGTATAGGAAATGAAGGTTTTGAAAACCATGATCTTTTACCCATTTGTAGACTTAAAAAGGCATGTGTTCAGACGGACAGTGCTGTGGCCTCTTCACATATTAAAACCTCACTTCTTGTCTTATTAACTTATTACTActgtaaaatcaaatttacgcCGCTTTATGCAGATTGCATAATGCATTGGTTGTCGGTTGTGTCCTGCAGGATCTAGTATATCAGACTCTTGTTGAGTTGTCTAAAAACAAGAAATGTTGTTATGTCATTATGTATACATCAATCGGAGCTCTACAATAGCGCACAGCGCTGTCCTTTACGCTACCATAGACATTTGTGGTACttacatataaatacattgtgagcatatacaattttgaaaaagaaaagaagctGAACATCAACCATATGTAtgctatataattatgttttacagAACAATGGACTGAGCCAAGACCGTCAGAATGAACAACTCTACGGGTCACAGCGAGGTGGCCTACAAGACGCACCCAGAATTCCTTGCGGCCGAATGGATCTGGGTCTACGTGTCCCCGGTCCTCATTTTTGTGGGCACCATCGCCAACATCCTGTCAATCGTCGTCCTCCTCCGCCGGCGCATGCGCTCTTCCACCACCATGTTCTACCTGACCGTTCTGTCGTTCGGCGACATCATGGTATTATACACGGGGCTGCTCCGGTACTGGATCAAGTCAGCCTTTAACGAGGACATTCGTCTCATCTCTCAGTTCTCCTGTAAACTTCACGCGTTCCTGGTCTACTTCTCCCTCGATTTCACGACCTGGGTATTAGTAGCTGTGACCATAGACCGCTGTATATTCGTGTGTCTGCCATTTCGAGCCAAGCGACTGTGTACCCTAAAGCACGCTAAAATTGTAGTGGTATCTATCGCGGGGATGATGGTGGCGCTTAATTTTCACCTGTTCTGGGGCGTGGCCTTCGAAGTGTTACTGGGGGAAGTGACGTGTACACACGCCAACGATTTCACGGAGTTTACGTGGCCTTGGATTGACTTCTGTATGTTTAGCATTGTCCCCTTCACCATTATGATCGTAGCAAACATCCTCATAATCAAACATCTCTTCTTGGCGCACAAACGCGTAGCGTCACATCAACACGAACACATTCCTTCGGAACACAGCGAAAGTGTCGTGCACCATTCCAATGGAAATCACGTACATGCCAACGGAAACCACCGAAAGGTTCCGAGTGTAACGAGCATGTTGCTGACGACGAATTGTGTGTTTCTTGTGCTGACTCTTCCTATTGTTATATATCTCATTGTTTACCCCTATGTTCTGTATGACGCTTCAGACCACGTGACAGCAGTTCTTCAGTTGTTGTGGGCCATCGCAAATATGTTACAATACACCAACAACACCATCCATTTTTTCCTGTACTGTTTGACTGGGCCTCGTTTTCGACGagaacttttcaaaattttcaaaataaagactAGGTCGTCGCACGAATTGACAATGACGATGGAAATGCATTAAGAACGACTCATTCACGACGTTTATGTGTTTTTAACTTTGTTTGTGATACTAGAATATTTTATGTCTGTTTGACacaaaattgtttaataaaacaGATATTTTAGATGTAAGATTAATTTCCTGCTATTAAAAGGTCCGAATGGCTTTTATGCACCCCTGTACGTGCATATTATTTAATTACAATTCTCTGCCATCAGTCGTGCTTTCCGGTGTCATTTGATGAAGTAGAAAACGATTTCCAGAGGAATTGAAGTAATCAAAGTTAATGAATTCTCCTGCACAAAGCAATCATCCGGCGAGTGATGTATTCGAGGAAATTGGGTGTTTTAGGAAACCAAACTCTCGCTTAGCCGAATCAGACCCCAAACAAACACCATACAAGCTTCCTTATATATGAATATCATACCAGATATAAACAGATTAGAGTCTATTTTCAGAAACCGTAGACATGCTCATAATTGCAAAAcacgaataaataaatatgatttccCCACAGACAGTTATAGCTCATAAAATACTgtgttttaaaaagagaaaaatattctacatagttatatgataaaaataattgtcaaatttgaaattatggatctatttgtaattatttacactgaatacattatgtacatgtattataacattGATACAGTGGGGCTCCCTAGAACTGATATTTTACGACCTGTCAGCCCGTTTTATCGTAAAGCTACAGTTTTTGAAACAAAGAGAGGTATAGAAGGCCTTTCCGACAAGCAGAAAAACACAACCTCGAATGTATTGCATGTAGGAATcattgacaccccccccccccttttatgaAAGTGTTGAGATGTGAACTAGACTTGAGTACATGTAGATTCAAggatatatcataaaatatacgATAGAAGAGACAAATGCATGTAAGGGTGTTAAACCGATACTAACAGGCACGTAGCGTCGTTTTTGAAGGGGGTGGGGTGGTATACTCATCCAAGAAATCTTGTCAAGCCAAAAAAAAGGGAAACGGTTACTTTTCAAATCCTgtaaatcctaatccgtggtccgtgggaggggagggggggggggtaggtatacttttcatttttgaatCAATATCACTGTTTATtaccttattttcaattcaatttttacatggtcACCACAGaaaaatagggggggggggcaactccatgttaattcaattttttgtatgtaaatttaagaaaaatctttgctcccccccccccgccccctgATGCTACTTGCCTGAATAAGTTAATGGAAGGAGACtccattttgtaaaaaaaataaataaattcaacatCCAGTGATTTTATACATTCTTGGTGTTTTCTCGAGTTCAGAGAAAGCAATGTACTTCATGTAGTACTAAGATTAATGATCATGTGAtgaaaacaaagtattttaatatGGAATGTTTCAATCTGATCTTTGATCGCTACACATCGAATTtgtcggagcggatcaaagattgGGAATGTTTCAGAAGTATTATTGTTGACGTCAAAGacgaaaaaagaaatgttttaccGTCCAAagacacttttttttattatcatagggatatataaatcaaaaaaattatttaaagtttgtATCTAATTCTATCAGACTAAGTAGgtcaaaatctttgaaaaattgaaagatgaaataattcattttgtaTTCACTcaatgacacagacagaattcaATCAGGTTTTTGGCtggtttttctcttttttcaattcaattgcATTTATTgctataaacattttattaaaatatccgccataattagatttaaaacaaacaatgaGATACCAAGAACTTTTCTTGCTGAATGATGAAAAAGATCACGGacaggtttcctaagtgataatgctctaatattttaatatatatgccACGAACAAACTTGATTACGATGGAAATCAGTTGAAGTCAAAACAGTCATGTCGTGGTCAGAAAAGACATCCAAAGAAACCGGTAGTGAACATCCAATTAATGATGCAATTAGTTGCAATATGTAGGCGTGGTCTGATAGCGGACATCCAATGAAGCAGTGTGTTACAAAATGTAGGCATGGTcatcaatcgcaacttctcgggcctttctggcaagctcggaaaacaccTCGACTGTATTACCTaagcgtccatgacaacccccctttttataaaacttgatataaatacaacacattttacgatctgttgagatgtgagctatacttcattaaagtaaacgaaatacactaaaatataacagaGAAGCGACATACAAaactgtctagccgatacttattttaatgggaagcaactccattttgtataaaattctaacatccggtgatgttaaatacattcgaggtgttttttcgagcttgccggaaaggcccgagaagttgcgattggccTGGTCATATAGCGGACATCTAATGAAAGATTGTGTTACATATCCGTTGTCGACGGTCATCTATGACGGCATTTAGTGGCAACCacgattattttaattttatttttttttgggggggggggggggggtatcactTTCTAAGCAGCAAAAAGCCAGACCAAATTACGCAAATAAgatgttgaaataaaagataaagaaaTGTGAAATTGTTTTTAACGCTTCAAAAAACATTAAACAGTCATTGTCAAAGGgtaacgaacgataactcttcaTACAAATTGTTGACAAAGTTCAAGCTACATGATCAATTAATGTTGCAACctatagaaaaatataaaaacaacaaacaaattaacaaaataaaattgtcaattgCAAGTTACAAGTTAAATTGGCAAGAAATatgtaatatgttttttttcaacaatcattctttgaatattgcaTAAACCATGTATGTTTTTTACACTCAGTCCCGGGTCTAGAACAATTGTCGTTTCATGACCTAATACTTacattttcagtgtctttgcctgtgataacactacgtatcaaaTTTGTACAATACAGTCCATTGAATACAAATGACGTAATATTGGGGCGCAAATCGGGTTTGcttatttcatattcaaatatataatcgtacaattgtttaaaattatataaatataagtaataatgaatcatattttgaatagtatgaggtgataatttcattGGTCATCGCGTGATCCCATTGGTCATCGCGTGATCCCATTGGTCATTGCGTGATCGCTTTGGTCATCGCGTGATCCCATTGGTCATCACGTCATCCCTTTGGACTTTATCGGATTTGATAACCTACTACCAAAATTATCACCACATGatacttaaagaatgattccttattccttaaataagtCTACAGAAAAATCGGTAGAAGATGTTTTCTGAAGGACAACCCGATTAGTAATTAAAAAATCGtgtaaaaccattttttttcagaattaaaCTTAAACTTCATTTGTAGTCTCTCATTATAAAGCTACATAGTTTTGAGATTTTGGGATacatagcatttttaaaacgtGGCACGATTAATTAATGATAACAAAAAAACACTATTTGTCAAGTCAAATTAAACTATTGACACTcctaaaattgcatattttgaaCATCAAGTGgggaaactaaaaaaaattaacatccaatttcaaatataaattttagcATACCGATAGCTATTTCTAAATTAGGTTAGAAAAAATAGATAGTTCACAAGCAGAGTGGAAGACAGATTCAACTGTTGCACGCATGTCGATTCCATGTTCCCAGGGTGAATGCATTTGTTCTCATAGTGATATAAACAGCTAGCAGCTGTTGAGTGTTGTTTCCACCGTAAATATGTATTCCAGAGAAAcgaatctaaaaataaaacgtTTCTCCATATCTAATAGTGCAGAAGGAAGGCGCATTATACGggaatttttgcaaaaaagaaaGTGAAATACCAtctttgttatat
This is a stretch of genomic DNA from Crassostrea angulata isolate pt1a10 chromosome 4, ASM2561291v2, whole genome shotgun sequence. It encodes these proteins:
- the LOC128182517 gene encoding FMRFamide receptor-like, with the protein product MNNSTGHSEVAYKTHPEFLAAEWIWVYVSPVLIFVGTIANILSIVVLLRRRMRSSTTMFYLTVLSFGDIMVLYTGLLRYWIKSAFNEDIRLISQFSCKLHAFLVYFSLDFTTWVLVAVTIDRCIFVCLPFRAKRLCTLKHAKIVVVSIAGMMVALNFHLFWGVAFEVLLGEVTCTHANDFTEFTWPWIDFCMFSIVPFTIMIVANILIIKHLFLAHKRVASHQHEHIPSEHSESVVHHSNGNHVHANGNHRKVPSVTSMLLTTNCVFLVLTLPIVIYLIVYPYVLYDASDHVTAVLQLLWAIANMLQYTNNTIHFFLYCLTGPRFRRELFKIFKIKTRSSHELTMTMEMH